The Aeromonas encheleia genomic sequence TGCACCCCGTGCTGATCGGAGAGGGTCGCCAGCCAGAGCAGCAAGTCATCGAAGGGAACCGTATCGATCCACACCTGCAGCTCCTGCCCCTGGGGTTGCAGCCGGGCTATCTTGATCTTCTGGTTGAAGGCGGTGCGGTTCACCACCCCGTCCAGGGTGCCGCTGGTGTCGATCTGGCGGCCGCTGCCGGCCTGCATCGCCAGCACATCCTGCCCCTTCTCCTTCAACCAGGCCAGGGTTTGCTGCTGGTTGATCACCTGCCGCTCACGCTCGGCGATGCGGTTGGCCACCGGCTGCCAGATGAGCCAGTAGCAGAGCCCGATCAGGAAGATACCGCCCCCCACGGCCACCAGCCGCTGCTCGCGGGTGCTGATGCCACGCCACCAGCCTTGCAGTTTGTCCATCATGATGATTTACCCTTGAGTACCAGTGCCCCTTCGACCTTGCCCTCGGTGCTGCGCACCTCCCCTTGCTGCACCTCGAAACGCTTGCCCGCCAGCTCGCGGAAGCGCTCTATCTCGGTGAAACCGGGGGCGGTGACCTGCAACCTCAGCTCGCCACGCGCCGCGTCGAAGCGCAGCACCTCGGGCTTGAGGCCGGGCACCTCGGCGAACACCGGGGCCAGCTCGGTCAGCAGCAGCAAGACCCCATCCTGCGGGGCCTGCCCCATCAGCTTGAGGTGCTGGGCCATCTGGCTGCGGACGTTGACGATGCGGGTCTCCCCCGGGAAGATCCGGGTATAGACCTGCCGGATCTCGGCCTTGAGCGCCTTGTCCTGCTCCGCCAGCTGATAGAGATGCACCCCGCGCTGGGTCAGCGCCACCAGCAGCAGCAGCCCCGCCACCACGGCCACCTTGCGCCACTGCAGCCAGTAACGGGAGTATTCGGTCTGGGGTCGATAGGGCCCCTGCAACAGGTTGGCCTGGCAGCCGAGCGCTCCCTTGGCCAGCAGCAGCATGGGCAGCTCGGGATCCGCAGCCAGCCAGTTGGCGGCCGGGATGGCGGGCGCCGGGGTATGGGTGTGGATGGTGACGGGCTCGGCCTGGGCCGCCAGCAGCATGGCCAGCAGCGACTCCTCAGCCACTATGCCCTGGCAGGGGCCCTGGCGCAGCAGCCACTCCTCCCCCAGTTGCAAGGCCGACCACCCATCGCTGGCGAGCGGCAGTGCCAGCACATCCGGCAGCAGTTGCAGGCTGGTGAGCCCCGCCTGCTGCAGCCAGTCGAGCCAGCCCTGCATCTTCACCTTGTCCACCGCCATCAGGTCCACGTCGTGGCCCTGATGAGCCAGCACCACCAGATGCAGCGCCTCCACATCGGAGGCGATCTGCTCCTCCAGCAGGTATGGCAGGGCCGCCGCGGCCTGACGGTTGTATTTACCCGGCAGGCTGACCCGCCGGAAGATGAGATCGCTGCCCGGCACCAGGGTCACCACGGGGCGGCCACCGGCCCGCTCGCGCAGCTCCCCCAGTCCATGGGCGGATGCCAGGGTGCCGGAGGCGATGATCTCCTGCTCCTGAGTCGACCAGACCAACCAGTGCACCGGCTGCTGCGCATTGGTCCCCAGACGGATGACCAGACTCTCGCTCACAAATAGTTCTCCTGCCATGCCCGCCGGCATCCTTGTCGATGGGCGGGGCCGCAGCCTAGGGCTGCAGTCCAGATTAGGGACGGGCAGACGGCGGCCTGTGGCCACCGTCTGCCCTGTTATGTCGCATTGTCATTGCCGCCAGGGCACGACGGCCTGCTATTCGGCGCCGTTGTTCAGACGGCGCAGCATCACCAGCTTGTTGTCCTTGCCGCGCTGGAATACCGTCTCCAGCCGGGCCCGTGCATCACCCACCTCGGCCAGCAGGCTGGCCTCGAAGTAATTGCTCTTGATGACCAGTGCGGCGTCGAGTCCAGGGATGGTGCTCGATAGCACCTGGAGTTGATCCGTCAGCTCCTTCTTCTCCTTCCAGCCCTTCTGGGGGCGGCCGCTCAGCGCCTGCCTGGCCTCATCTATCCCGATCCTGCCCTGGTAGAGGCCGACCAGCAGTGCCGCCCGCGCCGGCTTGATGGTGTTGATGTTCACCTCCAGCTTGTCATTGGGCAGGGCGCAGACATAGGGCGCCAGCCTCGCATAGAGCGCGCCGCTCACCCCGCGCACGGCCCGCAATTCATCCGTACTCAGCAGCCACTGGTTGGCCGTCAGATAAGGGGGGTTGAGCCCCTCGTAATAGGCATCCTCGGCCCCCTGGCTGGACACCAGCTGGGTGTCCTTGTCGGTCCAGTCACGGATGGCATCGGTGAGCTGCACCGCCTCGTATTCGTCGACCTCCAGCTCCGCCAGCAGCGCCCGGAATACCTTGGCCGGGTAAGGCTGCTTCTCCAGATCGTCGCCGTCCTCCCCGTCTTTCTTCGGTACGCTCAGGCTGTTGAGGTTGAAGCAGGATTGCAGATCCCGCACCCGGCCGGACAGGGTGCCGTCATCCACCGGGAAGACGCCATCCTCGCGGGCCCAGTTCTGACCCAGGTTCACCACCTCTGGGTCGTCCTTGAAGTCCTGGTTGAGCACCTTGATCACCAGCGCCTCGGCCGACATGGCATACCACCAGGCCTGCTTGCCGGTGGTGAGGTTGCTGGTGCGGCGCAGCTCGAGCTGCAGCCGGCCGCTCATGTTGCTGGCGATAATCACCATCACCGACAGGATGAGCAGCACCACCAGCAGCGCCATGCCCCCCTGCCGACCGGGGCGGGATCGACGGTTAGCGCCCATTTTCCGCCCTCTGGCCACCGGCCCCGATCAGGAACTGACGGCGAATGGTGCCGTAATCTTCCAGCTCCAGCTCTACCGCCAGCCCATAGGGCAGCAGATCGCGCTGGGTCCACTCCTCCTTCCAGACCCCGCCGTCATAGAAATAGATCCGCAGCGCCGTCACCCGCGTCAGCACCGGCTGGATGCGCGGCTCTGTGCCGATCGAAGGATCCGGGTAGAGGTAGCTCAGCCGCTCCAGGGTCTGATCCTTGAGCCGCCAGCCCACCCGCTGCAGCCCGGAGCGCGGCAGTATGCCGTCCGGGTTGAGCCAGCCGCCGCGAATGAAGGCCATGCCCCAGTCGTCGCTCTGCTGGCCGAAACGGGACGCCGCCAACAACACCTTGTTGTTCTCCCCCTCGCTGCGACCGCTGCGGGGCACCATCTGGCTGACATCCCGCTCCAGCAGGCCGAACGCCAGCTGCAGCTCGGCCAGCCGGGTCTCCTTCTTCTTGGCTACCTCGTCGCTGGTGAGTACCCCCTGCAGCACCTGATAAGCCCCCATGCTCAGGCTGGCGAAGATGGCGATGGCCACCAGCATCTCCAACAGGGTGAAGCCAGTCTCGCGTGTCGACCTCAGCGGATGACGATGGCGGTGCCGCCTCATGGCGGCCGAAGCAAAGTCTGTCATCGGCTGACGATATGGGTGCCGCATCGTGGCGGCCGAAGTGAAGTCTGTCATCGGCTGATATAGGTCCGCATCATGGCCACCGGGCTCTCGGCCTTGGCCTCGGTGCGCACCTCCACGTCCAGCGCCTTGAAATTGTTGTCGGCGGTGGCGACACCGCGATAGCGCCAGTACCAGGTCTGCCCGGCCATCTCTTCTTCCCCTGCCACCCAGCTGTCGCCGGGCCACTTGCTCTCGAGCTTCTGCTGCACCAGCTGGTTTTCCACCACCCAGGTCGCCAGCGTCTTTTCTTCCAGATAGTTGAGGCCGGAGAGATGCTCGCTGGCGGTCTTCATCACCGCCAGCCCGGCGATGGCGAACACCGCCAGCGCCACCATTACCTCCAGCAGCGTCATGCCACGGGCCTTCACTCTTCTTCCTCGACCGCATCTTCCAGCAAGGAGAGGCGACCAAATTCGTCCCCCTTGACGGTGCGCAGATACTTTTCATCGTCATTTTGCTGGCTCAGGCTCAGCACGAAGGGGGTGAGCTCGCCACCGGGGAAGATCAGCACCTGAGGGGTGCGCTCCTCCTCATCTCGTCCCTGCTCGGTCTTCTCGTCCGAGTCAGTCTTCCAGCTGAAGCCCTCCAGCGCTATGGTCAGCGTCATCTCCTCCGGCAGCGTGACCTGGCCGAGGATCTTGTCGTCGGTCAGCGCCCGCCACTTGCGATCCTTGGCCGCACGCGTCATGAACTGCCAGCTGCGCTCTTCGACCCTCAGCCCCACCAGCCGGCCATCCATCACCGAATACTCCTGCGCCTGCTGCAGGGTCGCCATGAAACGGCGCGCCTGCTTGTCCAGCTCGCGATCCCCCTTGGCTCCCCCCATGCTGAGGGTGACGGCGGTGGCCACCAGCCCCATCAGCATGGCGACCAGCAAGACTTCCAGCAGGGTGAAGCCGGATTGACGACGGGTCGACGCCAACCTCACGACAGCCTCGCCAGCAAGATCTGGAGAACGGCGCAGTCAGTCACTTATTGGAAATCCTTCAGGTTCCAGTTGCCGATGTCATCATCGGTTCCGGCCTCGCCATCCAGCCCGGTGCTGAAGATGTCGAGCTTGCCGAACTGGCCCGGGCTCAGCAGCTGGTACTGGTTGCCCCAGGGATCCTGCGGCAGGCGCTTGATGTAACCCCCTTCCCGGTAGCTGCGCGGCTCAGGAGCGGCGGTCGGCTTGTTGACCAGCGCATCCAGGCCCTGCTCCGTGGTCGGGTAGCGGTTGTTGTCCAGCTTGTACATGTCGAGGGCATTCTCCAGCGCGACTATGTCGGAAACCGCCTTCTGCTGATCCGCCTTCTCCTTGTTGCCCATCAGATTGGGCACCACCAGACTGGCCAGGATCCCCAGGATCACGATGACCACCATGACTTCCAGCAGGGTAAAACCGGCTTGACGACGCTTGTGCATTGCTATGACTCCCTAACGAATGAGATGACGTGTGTCATCGGAAAATGATCATGTGATCGTGTTCGGTCCCCGTGGTGGTGACGGCCTTCGCCCTCCCCATCACAGGTTGACCATGTTGTTGAGCTCGAGGATCGGCTGCAGGATCGACATCACGATAAACAGCACCACCCCTGCCATGGAGACCACCAGCATGGGTTCGAACACCCCGAGGGCGATGTTCACCTGGGTTTCGAACTCCCTGTCCTGGTTGTCTGCCGCCCGCTCCAGCATGCTGTCGAGCTCGCCGCTCTGCTCGCCTGAGGCGATCATGTGCAGCATCATGGGCGG encodes the following:
- the exeG gene encoding GspG family T2SS major pseudopilin variant ExeG — its product is MHKRRQAGFTLLEVMVVIVILGILASLVVPNLMGNKEKADQQKAVSDIVALENALDMYKLDNNRYPTTEQGLDALVNKPTAAPEPRSYREGGYIKRLPQDPWGNQYQLLSPGQFGKLDIFSTGLDGEAGTDDDIGNWNLKDFQ
- the exeL gene encoding GspL family type II secretion system protein ExeL — its product is MSESLVIRLGTNAQQPVHWLVWSTQEQEIIASGTLASAHGLGELRERAGGRPVVTLVPGSDLIFRRVSLPGKYNRQAAAALPYLLEEQIASDVEALHLVVLAHQGHDVDLMAVDKVKMQGWLDWLQQAGLTSLQLLPDVLALPLASDGWSALQLGEEWLLRQGPCQGIVAEESLLAMLLAAQAEPVTIHTHTPAPAIPAANWLAADPELPMLLLAKGALGCQANLLQGPYRPQTEYSRYWLQWRKVAVVAGLLLLVALTQRGVHLYQLAEQDKALKAEIRQVYTRIFPGETRIVNVRSQMAQHLKLMGQAPQDGVLLLLTELAPVFAEVPGLKPEVLRFDAARGELRLQVTAPGFTEIERFRELAGKRFEVQQGEVRSTEGKVEGALVLKGKSS
- the exeJ gene encoding GspJ family T2SS minor pseudopilin variant ExeJ is translated as MRRHRHRHPLRSTRETGFTLLEMLVAIAIFASLSMGAYQVLQGVLTSDEVAKKKETRLAELQLAFGLLERDVSQMVPRSGRSEGENNKVLLAASRFGQQSDDWGMAFIRGGWLNPDGILPRSGLQRVGWRLKDQTLERLSYLYPDPSIGTEPRIQPVLTRVTALRIYFYDGGVWKEEWTQRDLLPYGLAVELELEDYGTIRRQFLIGAGGQRAENGR
- the exeH gene encoding GspH family T2SS minor pseudopilin variant ExeH, with protein sequence MRLASTRRQSGFTLLEVLLVAMLMGLVATAVTLSMGGAKGDRELDKQARRFMATLQQAQEYSVMDGRLVGLRVEERSWQFMTRAAKDRKWRALTDDKILGQVTLPEEMTLTIALEGFSWKTDSDEKTEQGRDEEERTPQVLIFPGGELTPFVLSLSQQNDDEKYLRTVKGDEFGRLSLLEDAVEEEE
- the exeK gene encoding GspK family T2SS minor pseudopilin variant ExeK; protein product: MGANRRSRPGRQGGMALLVVLLILSVMVIIASNMSGRLQLELRRTSNLTTGKQAWWYAMSAEALVIKVLNQDFKDDPEVVNLGQNWAREDGVFPVDDGTLSGRVRDLQSCFNLNSLSVPKKDGEDGDDLEKQPYPAKVFRALLAELEVDEYEAVQLTDAIRDWTDKDTQLVSSQGAEDAYYEGLNPPYLTANQWLLSTDELRAVRGVSGALYARLAPYVCALPNDKLEVNINTIKPARAALLVGLYQGRIGIDEARQALSGRPQKGWKEKKELTDQLQVLSSTIPGLDAALVIKSNYFEASLLAEVGDARARLETVFQRGKDNKLVMLRRLNNGAE
- the exeI gene encoding GspI family T2SS minor pseudopilin variant ExeI — translated: MKARGMTLLEVMVALAVFAIAGLAVMKTASEHLSGLNYLEEKTLATWVVENQLVQQKLESKWPGDSWVAGEEEMAGQTWYWRYRGVATADNNFKALDVEVRTEAKAESPVAMMRTYISR
- the exeM gene encoding GspM family type II secretion system protein ExeM, whose product is MMDKLQGWWRGISTREQRLVAVGGGIFLIGLCYWLIWQPVANRIAERERQVINQQQTLAWLKEKGQDVLAMQAGSGRQIDTSGTLDGVVNRTAFNQKIKIARLQPQGQELQVWIDTVPFDDLLLWLATLSDQHGVQVQIIEVARENLAPGLVKVRRLQLSRPL